The Festucalex cinctus isolate MCC-2025b chromosome 10, RoL_Fcin_1.0, whole genome shotgun sequence region AGCCCAAACCATCCAAACACATTATGCTCACTTTGATTTAGGCACCTTCCGCGACCTTCTGTCAATCAAAGTGTGTGAAAATAGCAACAGAAACGCAACACATCCAacttttgtatgtttgtttattatcattgttttgtgtttttttttttttttgcaataaatacTCATTAAAGTGCAAAAATCATAACAGCAACTCCATGCAATGCATAACGAGATCAATCCAAAGCCTTCAGAATCAGGCAGAAACAgtgtacacacacgcacacgcacacacagcgtATGGTAACACAAAACAAGGAACAGCAACACTCACTTTGGTACAACAAGTCAACGTTTGCGTTGTGATTTCGGGTCTTTGGGCGTGTGTGTCCGCCACATTTACACACGTGATCATTTGATAAACATTGAACAtggctagctagcattagcatgccactGTTTCTGCATACAGATGTCGCGTGAAATGCTGTCCACAGCGTCAAAAGAAATATGTTGATGCTGCTCATTTCTTGTGTGAGTACAGTGGcaagtgcttaaaaaaaaaaaaaaaaaaaaaaagtacgtttcacGTGTTTTAATTAACAATTGTATGACAAACTATTTGTACTGTGAGACAAAAAATGCTTACATTTCCGTAGACTAAATCCCAAAATGTCATAATGCGATGCCTtagccactagggggcagcTTAAGTgaatgcagaggataaagaatgtaCACCGTTTGCGTTCAGATATCCGTTGCTTAAAGGGTTACACCACCTCAACATCGATGCTATTAAGTAAACATGTCTAtagtgttttgcattgtgtgttagcattaagctaacttaAACTTTAAGGCAAAGTTATGCAGTAGTTGGAAATAAACGTGATATGTTCTTTTAGTTTGACACTAAACTTCAAATGGgagttgaaatttaaaaaaaaaaaaatgttttttgagaattattgaatgtattgagttcactgccaccataaaaaaaacaaaaacattttccaggAAATGTGAGGAATAAAAAGTCATAATTACAACTTCTgtaatgtcagaaaaaaaagttactttctGAGGAAAAAGTCCTACCTAAATAATGTGAGTGATGATGCACTCAATTATATCTTGTGTATATAaagtgatggacaaatgaagcttcatgaagcacttgcaatattttttactGCTCTAGATCGCACACTTGTTTTAATGATGCAGTGGAAATTGAATCccgttgtctcttttttttttttttttttatgatcagtgTGTCATTTTGTTTCCTTACATGTTTTCATATTCGTTTGCAACTTGTGATAATATTCAGAAGTAAccgaataataaaataaaaaataactaatttggaATTGTATAATTAACGTTAATCGCCCTTTCCAGATACAATTCACTTCTTCAGAATCCTAGTTGGCAAAAATGGTGTTCTGGCGCCACCTGTTGCTTTTGGCATGCACTCGACacacagattattattttttttttggtagtattATTCTCAATTGAGTTTTAAAGCAGCAAATAAGTGCCAGCAGATATATCCTGCTACACTGGCCTCTTTTTgttcaaccaacaacaacaacaaaataatcttaaaatgcaacattaattGATCGGTTAGTTAGTAATTGTGTTACATGGTGTTTGAAttttgggatttatttattttgatttattttaagttgttaggggtcaaattgacccatataAAATTgtaacccaaaacaaaaaccaaagaaagaaaattttGGCCTTTGGCTGGCCTtccttttgttattgttgtttttaacttgGAATATTAACTGAATACTTAGTAATGTTATGGGTAAAGAatgttggatttatttttttgtattatttgttcCTTTCCTTTTtccaaaactaaacattttttgggggggacgaTTAAAGTGTCAAGCGGGTCACATTGACCCGTGGTCAACGTGGGTAAGAAACAAATCAAACCGATGATTTAACTGACAACAGCAGAAAGGCAACAGTGCATTGTCGAAAATAAGAGGACGATTCATATTTGACGTTCATAAATAACGGGATACCGATACGGACACTCACACACGGACACACGCACATAAGTagtcatttgcatttgtttaagGCAGCTGGAGGAAGTTTTGTATGGCGTGCGCAGACACACACCATCTCACAGTGCTTCTTtgaaagttacttttaaaaaaaatatatatatatacacacacagaaaACCCCACATATTAACGGTGCGTCATTCGTGATTTGGCTCATTAGTTATCATGTCATGTGGACAAGCTTTCAAGAAAGGAATTTCAAGAGAAACATTGTCTGTTGGTGGAATTTACTGCACGACAGGTCGCCGCGTCTGTTTTAATTCCATTGCATGGGCGAGCAGCCATTACTCAACTTGTCACGTGTCGACAAGTTTGCGTACGTCGTCGTGAGTGCTTTATCGTGTCTAAATGTCAGATTGTAGCTAGATATGTTTTAGTGTTTTTATACAACTTTGATGTATTTGTGTGCTAGTTAAAGAATGACACGATCATCGATCTTCATTCTGCTTTATTCGTAAATGTTAGCTTGAAGCTAGTCATGTTTTAAGGCTATTTGATTTAAACATTTTGCCCCTTATTTACCActctagtttagttttttttaattttgtttaaatGAATGCTAGATTCGAGTTACCGTAATTaaaattcagcattttatacaactgactttcttcttctttaatcTGCTCCATCCCACTTCCATTAATTCACCAGCTTGATGGCAAGGaacaacattgaagtgacttgagGAGCTTCATCTAGTGCTTTGGTGCCTTCTTGGAACATCTACAGccaattttaaaacatttaaggtGGGGGTCACAACTATATGTGAATTTACTCAGACGAATAGCACGGCTTCACTTAATATTTGATTGAATTTAACACTTGTCATTCATgagtttttaaatgtatgcatatatattgttcccagaatgcattgtgtggcgcagttaatgatgttataaggatgttaatcctcgTCATATCTATTTctattaccagtaattgaatttgtgtcgtatttaacacgtttatgtcggtgtatgattacaaaaaaataataataattaaacaaaccgtagtttaagttgtgtgtaaaattataacatccaggacgacgattccctGTACAAGCTGCATttctcatctgaggactgcttgtgaaattacaaatttatgttttgattgtggccggctgattaattagtccgacattacaattttatttcatttttttttactttacaaaatcatctcatttgcgggcctgatccggcccgcgggccgtacgTTTGACACCCCTTTAGCATGATTCCGCTGCTCAGTATTCTCATGCGACGCAATATGAATGAGATGGTGCGCGTCTGTGCCGTGTCATAAATGCAGCAGCGGTCGTACCGAGCAGAACATTCGACTGTCCTGCTGTCATGTGAGGTTCGCTATCGTTTCAAATCAGAATAAAAAGCCTTTAAATAATGCCATCGATGCCTAAAAATAatctctctcccaaaaaaataaatagcaatctgaagaataataagaatctataaagtgatttttttgtttgttttgtttgttcagcTACATAGTGAGACTgtgatataaatataatatacatgGATAACAGCCTTTTCTATATAGATCCAGAAAAGAATCTTCTACAGCACTCTCAAGATTCCAAACTGACCTCTGATCAGCGTCAGGTCGAAGCGTTACGGTTAACTTGTTCCAGCAGCTGAAAAGGGatggtggcttttttttcttttcttttttaaaccgtTGCCATTTTGTCAAGTGAAGATCTGCTGCCTCCCTTTTAACATCCCGTCCCGATAATCAGGTTGCTTTTGACGCCAAGACTCTTGATTGTCTTCCACCTTCACGACCTTCCCAGCCGGCATCCGCTCCTCTCTCAGCGCGCCAGCGTGGTGATCAGACTGGCGCACATCTCAAAGAAGTCCATGGTGTGTGAGCCCTGGCGCGGCGGGGCGAGCGTCGGCGAGCTGCCGCACAGCGAGCCCGGCAGGGACGAGCTGAGCTGAGGCATTTCCGCCGCCTGGCTGGCCGAGTCGATGCTGAGGCGCGGCCGGTGCAGGCCCGCCGTCGAGCCCGACCGCTGAGGGGTGGAGGACCCCGACTTGAAACCCGCCGCCTCGATGATGTCATCTGGGACGCAGGGTTGGGTGAGTTACATTTGATGTGGTGAAGAGCTGGTAAGTAACAATTCACGAGTGTTTTTGTCACCAACCGTCGATGCTCTTGAAGTCGAGGAGGTAGGATCTGTTGTCCACCTGGTAGAGCTGCAGGCTCATTTTCACCAGGTTGCCCGTCACTGGGTTTTTCCTGCGCACTCGCAGATGGTACGGGTTCACCACCTAGTGGACAAATTGGAAAACATTGTATGACACCAAAAGTAAGGCCTGTGGACCACATTTAACCAAACAtactatatacatttaaaaataaagtactTTACACTCATATCTGTGACGAACCTGGctcatctgtttttatgttgtttttaaaaatcaaaagtgGCTCTGTATGAAACATTCCTTTTCGTATTTTCACtatcaaatttttaaaaaatattttatgctcTGGAATATTCCATCGAATAGTCGTTTAATGCTGCCAacaccaccatttttttttttaaaggttggaCGTAAGTTGAGTAAGTACTCATATCTTCTACACACACAAAGTAACaatattagcctatgctaaacggttagcaatcgcgattagcGTTAGCGCGCTAGCAATTACTACTTTAGGTCAACAAACACTATTTATCATTTAGTTTACACGTTCATCAATATACCTACACTTCACTTGTAATAGTGTCTAAAAATTACATAACGACGATACTTCTTCAACATTATTCTTGTGTAAACAAGAGTAGCGCTAGCTGTTAGCTACGAGGTCAATGACTtcctgttcctgtcttcttctggGCATGTTAAGTAGATGACTGCCCTCTACTGGTTAAGTGATAGAGACCTAAAATCAAGTAACAGGTTATATTTTGGCATTatagaccttttttttaaaaaaaaaaatggcattcagaacttcctttcctgtAGTTCGGGGAAGCTCAATGTGCTGTATTGTCTTTAATAAAAACTCACTAATTAAGTAGGCCTACTAGTCAGTGAGCGCAGACAAATAACATCCACCATTCGGCCACTAGGAGGTGACACTAACAGAAGAAATAAAGCTCAGATaacagccacaaaaaaaagtcaatgtatAAACACATGGTAGCCCAAATATGGTTCCGGAGGAGCTTTGAGGCAGAAAATTTCAGTTGACCTATTTTTGACGTCTACTTTTCCCTGCCCACCTTCCAGTCAAAGCCAAGGTGCTTCATGGCCCTGTACACCTCGGCCATGATGTCATAGGGCCGGCTCTGGCTCCGGATACCCAGGTGCCACTTGGCCTTCTTGACGGCGAGCGGCTTGGGTCGGGTGGTGTTGAGGGCGTCCAGGGGGCAGCGCGCCTTGGGGCTGTCGGCCAGCATCGGCGGCATGCGCTCCGGGTGCGGCTTGACCCCCGGCGGCAGCGGCATGCCCTCCTCGATGAAGGAGCCTTGCGGCGGGCTGGAGGCCAGGTAGAACTCGCTGGCCTGCGTCATGATGCGCCGGTTGTCTATGATGAGGTGATAGGCCACCGCGAGCTGGTCCTGCGAGGGGAGGATGACGATGGAAGTTGAGTAGTTCAATAGAGATCCTGATGTTGACATCACACGTCCAAAAATGGCCGTTagtgcagccattttggcatctgccctttaactcattcactgcctatgacgactatagacgtcaaaatccaagcaaacagccagttttaattttgaaaaaaaaaaaaaaaaaaaagaaaatttaaaattaaaattttaattaaaaaaaataatttagttttagttatagtcttctgactaaatttaattaaagccttagtcataactcagtcacctgattgtattttagttttaatccaactttagtcaacaaaaataaagagcaattttagtcgactaaaattggcttttggaggccgagacccagtatgtggtctcagtaagaccaagaccgatcgcaagaacgtcaacgcccgtgttgtagggtaacaggaatccgttctacgcacaatggtagcacttagcaatgaaattgttgtcatcgtcgttattcataacaacaatgattaataactatgaatgaaaacaatgaataactaaaacttcaattcaaatttcttgtcaaaatttgcactggctttttgcttggatttttgacgtctatagtcgtcattggccgtgaatgagttaagtaaacggcaaacaatgattgacagctgttgtggaccagctAGCCAATGTTGCACTTTGTACATGGTGACTAAATCATCAGATGCTAACTGTTACCACACGCAAAATGTGGGAGAAATTTGCGCTGCTAGTTTTCGCCCTCCGCGACATTAACACTGCACCAATAATTTCCTGCCCAGGGGGGCGTGTTCAGAGAAAGTCACGGGACAAAAGGATCTCTATTCCAActcaaacagattttttttttcattttttattttagccaCTACCTGAGGATCACCGCTGAAGAGGCTGGACACCACCTCGGACTCGTTGCACTCGAACTTGTCGCACACTTCTTTGACGGCCTCCTCGTCCAAGACGGTGGTGTCATACGACGGATCCTCGGGAAACAGGTAGCCCGGCAGATCCTGTTTGAACCACTCGTGCTCCCTGAGAGGACCACAGAGTTGCTCATTGCTCGTTTTGGAAGCGAGCGCGCCCA contains the following coding sequences:
- the prkaa2 gene encoding 5'-AMP-activated protein kinase catalytic subunit alpha-2, coding for MAERQQQKHEGRVKIGHYILGDTLGVGTFGKVKIGEHQLTGHKVAVKILNRQKIRSLDVVGKIKREIQNLKLFRHPHIIKLYQVISTPTDFFMVMEYVSGGELFDYICKHGRVEDTEARRLFQQIISAVDYCHRHMVVHRDLKPENVLLDASKNAKIADFGLSNMMSDGEFLRTSCGSPNYAAPEVISGRLYAGPEVDIWSCGVILYALLCGTLPFDDEHVPTLFKKIRGGVFYIPEYLTRSVASLLMHMLQVDPLKRATIKDIREHEWFKQDLPGYLFPEDPSYDTTVLDEEAVKEVCDKFECNESEVVSSLFSGDPQDQLAVAYHLIIDNRRIMTQASEFYLASSPPQGSFIEEGMPLPPGVKPHPERMPPMLADSPKARCPLDALNTTRPKPLAVKKAKWHLGIRSQSRPYDIMAEVYRAMKHLGFDWKVVNPYHLRVRRKNPVTGNLVKMSLQLYQVDNRSYLLDFKSIDDDIIEAAGFKSGSSTPQRSGSTAGLHRPRLSIDSASQAAEMPQLSSSLPGSLCGSSPTLAPPRQGSHTMDFFEMCASLITTLAR